A stretch of DNA from Rhodococcus sp. NBC_00297:
CACCGGAGGATCGCCTCGATGCACTGCAGCAACGACTCGGGAGTCGACACCGAGGCGAGGCCGCGGGCCTGGTCCTCCATGTCGGGGTGCGTCATCGTCGACGAGGCGCCGTACGACTGTGCGAGAGCGTCGCGGTACAGCCCGGCGAGGTCGATGAGTGCCCGGTCCAGCGAGTCTCGACCGGTACGAGTGCGCCTCGACTTCTGCCGCTGTTCCAGTTCCTTGAGCACGCCGGCGGATCCTCGCAGCGCGCCCGCTGCACCCTTGCCGGTGCCGCCGGCGCCGAGTGACGTCCGCAGTTCGTCGGTCTCCCGCTCGTCGCGGTCGGCGTTGATCTGCACCGCGTCGGACTCGGCGGCCTTCACCAGTTCTTCGACCACCGCGTACTGGGTGGCGGGGCGGAGCGCCGCCTTGGCGATGCCCAGTGCCCGCTGCCGTCGCTCGCGTGCCTCGGGGTCCGTCGCCAAGCGGCGCGCGCGGCCCACGTGTCCGCCGCCCACCGAGGCGGCCCACGCGGCGGTCTTCTCGTCCAGGCCGTCGTTCTCCCGCAGTACGCGTGCGATGTCCGCGGGTTTGGGCGTCACCAGAGCCACGTGCCGGCAGCGCGAGCGGATGGTGACGGCGATGTCCTCC
This window harbors:
- a CDS encoding DNA polymerase III subunit delta' — translated: MARVFERLVGQHEVVAELSDAAAAAREGDIGSRMTHSWLFTGPPGSGRSIAAVCFAAALQCTDPDVIGCGHCHACTTTLHGTHGDVRRIVPQGLSISVKEMREVVQMAARRPTTGTWQIVVIEDADRLGERAYNALLKAVEEPPARTIFLLCAPSVDPEDIAVTIRSRCRHVALVTPKPADIARVLRENDGLDEKTAAWAASVGGGHVGRARRLATDPEARERRQRALGIAKAALRPATQYAVVEELVKAAESDAVQINADRDERETDELRTSLGAGGTGKGAAGALRGSAGVLKELEQRQKSRRTRTGRDSLDRALIDLAGLYRDALAQSYGASSTMTHPDMEDQARGLASVSTPESLLQCIEAILRCREALEMNVKPKFAVDAMVATLGAAAR